A window from Kluyveromyces lactis strain NRRL Y-1140 chromosome E complete sequence encodes these proteins:
- the MID1 gene encoding Mid1p (similar to uniprot|P41821 Saccharomyces cerevisiae YNL291C MID1 N-glycosylated integral plasma membrane protein): protein MLWRYVCYLLLTVFAVPCCCFDLFLDENLMASDTVTGNDNSSDSASLQEWAPVSASLVKGQKSYFEFSINNTDSFSQLLQTYEMFIFLSANICERPSKVDNDTSLVLYYTFNSNDTGTFTTAKSSTFDDGYLEALALRPYYTDDSSLNNGTYSTLYLMVQLVNSTTGQPFESDGSTIADDDERWSYQISISQRDLVFQWDKRPWLDVVDTDYNSALLVTGNVTAMSKTTSNYSIYDVSLYDIYIYGFEYAEYFDNLNLSHSLCAIQNGPYLISSANGSLNGTNNGNTAENASLSSTTLSVHKSITVRGGSAKEQFHITGLNSSTTYVAYVTKKLATSTKELEDSGGVLFSKQLFETMDDSSCSLIFGLGFCDGVAYSVPSSSLLEYNDKDELAAIYDSIAESYYSNFSLALQLIPCDTEQDAVYSPLRKCSNCAASYKNWLCSVSIPRCTTDKTKYYVHRSAEESRNEMLNELIKPSSDYYEILPCVDTCVAMLRDCPPDFGFTCPSYTSYTDLMLNSYNFYETDQSYLTCNFVGNSADLQIEDPSEKDD, encoded by the coding sequence ATGCTATGGAGATATGTATGTTACTTGTTACTGACGGTTTTTGCGGTTCCGTGTTGCTGCTTTGATTTGTTTCTCGATGAGAACCTGATGGCCAGTGATACCGTCACTGGCAATGATAACAGTTCTGATTCTGCTTCATTGCAAGAATGGGCACCTGTTTCAGCTTCACTAGTAAAGGGTCAGAAATCATATTTCGAATTTTCTATCAACAATACAGATTCTTTCTCACAATTACTACAGACATATGAGATGTTCATCTTTTTAAGTGCAAATATCTGTGAACGGCCTAGTAAAGTTGATAACGATACATCTTTGGTCTTGTACTATACTTTTAACTCTAACGACACTGGGACCTTCACCACTGCAAAGAGTTCTACATTTGACGATGGGTATTTGGAAGCTTTGGCCTTAAGACCATATTATACTGACGACTCTTCGCTGAATAATGGCACGTATTCCACGTTGTATCTGATGGTCCAGTTGGTTAATAGCACCACTGGTCAGCCATTTGAATCGGATGGTAGTACAATtgcagatgatgatgagcGGTGGTCGTACCAGATTTCCATATCTCAGCGTGATCTTGTCTTTCAATGGGATAAACGTCCGTGGCTTGATGTCGTTGACACTGATTACAATTCTGCTTTGTTGGTTACTGGTAATGTCACAGCTATGTCGAAGACCACATCTAATTATTCGATCTATGATGTCAGCCTTTATGATATATACATCTATGGGTTCGAATATGCCGAATActttgataatttgaacCTATCTCATTCCCTTTGTGCCATTCAGAATGGGCCTTATCTAATTTCATCGGCTAATGGCTCATTGAACGGAACTAATAATGGTAATACAGCAGAAAATGCATCTCTATCTTCTACAACTCTATCAGTTCATAAATCTATTACGGTACGCGGGGGTAGCGCTAAGGAACAATTCCATATAACTGGCTTAAATTCGTCAACCACGTACGTTGCATATGTCACAAAGAAATTAGCCACCAGCACAaaggaattggaagattCTGGTGGTGTTCTATTTTCTAAGCAATTATTTGAGACCATGGATGATTCATCTTGTTCACTCATCTTTGGATTGGGATTTTGTGATGGTGTTGCATATTCGGTACCATCCTCGTCTTTACTGGAATACAACGATAAGGACGAATTGGCCGCAATCTACGATTCCATAGCGGAATCTTATTATTCAAACTTCAGTTTAGCGTTGCAATTGATCCCCTGCGATACAGAACAAGATGCGGTATATTCTCCGCTACGAAAGTGCAGCAATTGCGCAGCGTCATATAAGAACTGGCTATGTTCTGTTAGCATCCCTCGGTGTACAACTGATAAAACCAAATATTACGTGCATCGGAGTGCAGAGGAAAGTCGGAATGAGATGTTGAACGAACTAATAAAGCCTTCTTCAGACTATTACGAGATCTTACCTTGTGTGGATACCTGTGTCGCAATGCTTCGAGATTGTCCACCAGATTTTGGGTTCACGTGTCCCAGTTATACATCTTATACTGATTTGATGCTCAATAGTTATAATTTCTATGAAACTGATCAAAGCTATTTGACATGCAATTTCGTTGGTAACTCAGCTGATTTGCAAATCGAGGATCCCTCCGAAAAGGATGATTAG
- the RFC3 gene encoding replication factor C subunit 3 (highly similar to uniprot|P38629 YNL290W Saccharomyces cerevisiae RFC3 Subunit of heteropentameric Replication factor C (RF-C)) gives MERTSENLPWIEKYRPETLDDVYGQQNVVNTVRKFLHEGRLPHLLFYGPPGTGKTSTIVALAREIYGSNYRNMVLELNASDDRGIDVVRNQIKEFASTRQIFSKGFKLIILDEADAMTNAAQNALRRIIERYTKNTRFCILANYAHKLTPALLSRCTRFRFQPLSEQAIERRIANVLVKEHLKLDPQAHAALLRLSSGDMRRALNVLQAARATLDNPDTEEVTEDLIYECIGAPHPRDLETMLESILKDDWTTTTYTVNKIRITKGLALIDMIEGIAGLLEQYELKPQTRIELLSRLSDIEYSISRGGTDSIQTSATIGTIKQCMELEV, from the coding sequence ATGGAGAGAACGAGTGAGAATTTGCCCTGGATCGAAAAATACAGACCTGAGACACTAGATGATGTGTATGGGCAACAGAACGTAGTGAACACGGTAAGAAAGTTTCTACACGAAGGAAGACTACCTCATTTACTATTCTATGGTCCACCGGGAACTGGTAAGACCAGTACCATTGTAGCATTGGCTAGAGAGATATACGGATCGAATTACAGAAACATGGTCCTAGAATTGAACGCGAGTGACGATAGAGGTATCGATGTGGTgagaaatcaaatcaaagaGTTTGCCAGTACAAGACAGATCTTCAGCAAAGGGTTCAAACTTATTATCCTTGACGAAGCAGATGCAATGACCAACGCTGCACAAAACGCACTAAGAAGAATCATAGAACGGTACACCAAGAACACAAGATTCTGTATCTTGGCTAATTATGCACATAAGCTAACACCAGCACTCCTGTCAAGATGTACCAGGTTCAGGTTCCAACCTTTGTCCGAACAAGCCATCGAACGTCGTATTGCGAATGTGTTAGTGAAGGAACACTTGAAATTAGACCCTCAGGCACACGCAGCGTTATTAAGGCTCTCTTCCGGTGACATGAGACGAGCATTGAACGTACTACAGGCAGCAAGAGCTACGCTAGACAATCCTGACACAGAAGAAGTCACCGAGGATTTGATCTACGAATGCATCGGTGCACCTCACCCACGTGACCTTGAAACCATGCTGGAATCAATTCTCAAGGACGACTGGACTACCACTACATACACCGTGAacaaaatcagaatcacAAAGGGCTTAGCACTTATTGACATGATTGAGGGGATCGCGGGCCTACTGGAACAATATGAACTGAAACCTCAAACCAGAATTGAACTTCTATCTAGACTAAGTGATATCGAATATTCGATCTCAAGAGGTGGTACCGATTCGATCCAGACCAGTGCAACCATCGGAACGATAAAACAGTGCATGGAATTAGAGGTGTGA
- the PCL1 gene encoding Pcl1p (similar to uniprot|P24867 Saccharomyces cerevisiae YNL289W PCL1 Pho85 cyclin of the Pcl1 2-like subfamily involved in entry into the mitotic cell cycle and regulation of morphogenesis localizes to sites of polarized cell growth) encodes MFKKKSLEILFDSPVSDDMIKFLTDHALRVIPTQNRNQRYPPSPPGTPSSKNHNGVPSLMTFISRLVRYTNVYTSTLLTTVVYLNRLRELLPSDAAGLPTTCHRIFLACLILSAKYHNDSSPLNKHWTKYTDGMFTLRDVNLMERQLLQLFEWDLRVESEELWDNLYDLANPIRRDLERGAQINKTRQRAKAQAQQKASQFYYHQRNLSACSSTATLLGNSRSGSINSLDILKEYESSSSSSSSTLSSPTYTEEMNYKKYTMDPRYYNTVRPVQHTDPTIYT; translated from the coding sequence atgttcaagaagaagagtttgGAAATTCTGTTCGATTCACCAGTGAGCGATGATATGATCAAATTTTTAACTGATCACGCTTTGAGAGTGATTCCTACACAGAACAGAAACCAAAGATACCCACCTTCACCACCGGGCACTCCATCCAGTAAGAACCACAATGGAGTACCCAGTCTAATGACGTTCATTTCGAGATTAGTACGGTACACGAACGTTTACACATCCACGTTGTTGACCACCGTGGTATACCTAAACAGATTGAGGGAGTTGTTGCCCTCCGATGCAGCTGGTCTGCCTACTACATGCCATAGAATTTTCCTAGCCTGTTTGATTCTCAGTGCCAAATACCACAACGATTCCTCCCCATTGAACAAGCATTGGACCAAGTACACAGATGGGATGTTCACCTTGCGCGATGTGAACCTAATGGAAAGACAACTGTTACAATTGTTTGAATGGGACTTGAGAGTCGAATCTGAAGAGCTATGGGACAACTTGTATGATTTAGCCAACCCAATCAGAAGAGATTTGGAGAGAGGTGCCCAGATCAACAAGACGAGACAAAGAGCCAAGGCTCAAGCTCAACAGAAAGCATCTCAATTCTACTACCATCAACGCAACCTTTCTGCATGTTCCAGCACTGCTACACTGCTAGGGAACAGCAGGAGTGGATCCATTAACAGTTTGGATATACTGAAGGAATACGAATCGTCATCGtcgtcgtcatcatcgACACTGTCATCTCCGACATACACCGAGGAAATGAACTACAAGAAGTATACGATGGATCCTCGGTACTATAACACTGTACGGCCGGTACAGCACACCGACCCTACAATATACACATAA